In Paenibacillus larvae subsp. larvae, the following proteins share a genomic window:
- a CDS encoding MurR/RpiR family transcriptional regulator produces the protein MQTLLKRMVQRRDKLSQLEKQVFDYIIRNPETVAGLKLDELSKRLYVSTATISRTCRQLGFRGFQDMKFALEQHVVKDKPVVPSGSPGSFLSAHLDRFRREMEHTLALADQDKMKQAAEWIYKSIDVEFFGVGSSFAPCLDAAKKLMFAGKMCSAREDWDELRCAAASLGPKDTAILVSFSGETVYIKEFAHILLVRKVKTIAITGNEPNRLQEMADLSFRVGIEHCYYGELDMCSRFPFIMILDAIILAYLEQVKK, from the coding sequence ATGCAGACATTATTGAAACGAATGGTCCAGAGAAGAGACAAACTGAGTCAGCTTGAGAAACAAGTGTTTGATTATATTATACGCAACCCGGAAACCGTGGCAGGACTGAAACTGGACGAGTTGTCCAAGCGATTATACGTGTCTACGGCTACCATAAGCAGAACTTGCCGGCAGCTAGGTTTCCGCGGATTTCAGGATATGAAATTTGCTTTGGAACAGCATGTAGTGAAGGATAAACCCGTGGTGCCGTCCGGTTCCCCGGGTTCTTTCCTGTCCGCTCATTTAGACAGGTTCCGCCGTGAGATGGAACATACCCTTGCGCTGGCGGATCAGGATAAAATGAAGCAGGCAGCAGAGTGGATTTATAAAAGCATTGATGTAGAGTTTTTCGGTGTAGGCAGCTCATTTGCCCCTTGTCTGGATGCTGCCAAGAAGCTTATGTTCGCAGGGAAGATGTGCAGCGCCCGGGAAGACTGGGATGAGCTGAGATGTGCGGCGGCAAGCCTTGGTCCCAAGGATACGGCGATACTGGTGTCATTTAGCGGGGAAACGGTTTACATCAAAGAGTTTGCCCATATATTGCTGGTAAGGAAAGTGAAAACGATTGCCATTACCGGAAACGAACCTAATAGGCTTCAGGAGATGGCGGACCTTTCTTTTCGTGTGGGCATTGAACATTGTTATTATGGCGAATTGGATATGTGTTCCAGGTTCCCTTTTATTATGATACTGGATGCCATTATTCTGGCTTACCTGGAACAGGTGAAAAAATAG
- a CDS encoding thermonuclease family protein, translating into MLILGGLLIGNHVMLVLACALGYWSFSLYRKYKGEADKTKRHYVPLGFAVFVLIIWGGMINAPEQPRQAAPVPTPSAPEPSPSPTVSVQPTPIPERLAAKVVNVSDVNSPVVQIDGKEEKVRLYLVETPEQKEGLSDTPLATEALDFARQKLLDQDVQIEFVNDQKDSQGRRLAFIHLGENLFNQMLLDQGLARMTDYPSDAKYIEDLKRTEETAKSSSHGIWGIANFVTESGYNYEILTAAKEPEPQAVKEQPAKKEQAKPETKPSGQTSPKKEASQSAPKPSPSTSEGSASCSNPTIKGNRNSMIYHVPGGAHYNKTKKNVVMFCSEKEAQAAGYRKSKN; encoded by the coding sequence TTGCTTATATTGGGGGGACTTTTAATAGGGAATCATGTTATGCTTGTTCTTGCTTGTGCGCTAGGCTATTGGAGTTTTAGTCTGTACCGGAAATATAAAGGGGAAGCGGATAAAACAAAAAGGCATTATGTTCCTTTAGGATTTGCTGTATTTGTTCTAATCATATGGGGAGGAATGATAAACGCTCCTGAACAGCCCAGACAGGCTGCACCCGTTCCAACTCCCTCGGCACCAGAGCCGAGTCCATCCCCGACTGTATCCGTTCAGCCGACGCCTATTCCCGAACGGCTGGCTGCGAAAGTAGTAAATGTTTCCGATGTAAACTCTCCGGTGGTTCAAATAGATGGAAAAGAGGAGAAAGTAAGACTTTACCTTGTGGAAACACCTGAGCAGAAGGAAGGGCTGTCAGATACTCCGCTGGCAACTGAGGCACTGGATTTTGCAAGACAAAAGCTGCTGGATCAGGATGTACAGATTGAATTCGTTAACGATCAAAAGGATAGTCAGGGACGTAGGCTCGCTTTTATACATCTTGGCGAAAATCTCTTTAATCAAATGCTGCTCGACCAAGGGTTGGCCCGAATGACGGATTATCCGTCCGATGCCAAGTATATAGAAGATTTAAAAAGGACTGAGGAAACAGCAAAAAGCAGTTCACACGGAATCTGGGGAATTGCGAATTTTGTGACGGAAAGCGGGTATAATTATGAAATTCTAACTGCGGCAAAAGAACCGGAACCCCAGGCGGTAAAGGAACAACCGGCGAAGAAAGAGCAGGCCAAGCCAGAAACAAAACCGTCCGGGCAGACTTCCCCCAAAAAGGAGGCATCACAGTCTGCGCCTAAACCCTCTCCTTCTACTTCCGAAGGGAGTGCATCCTGTTCCAACCCTACTATTAAAGGGAACCGGAACTCCATGATTTACCACGTACCTGGAGGAGCGCATTATAATAAAACGAAGAAAAACGTGGTCATGTTCTGTTCTGAGAAGGAAGCCCAGGCAGCTGGTTACCGCAAATCCAAAAATTAG
- the cls gene encoding cardiolipin synthase produces the protein MYIINFFVSSLPFVTLLNILLAITIIFLERRNAATTWAWLLILFFIPVLGFILYIFFGQNLSRRRIFNLNTELTAQLRKEIKGQKELLDRNSFQFNHPTLQEYRSTIYLNLINGYGVLTQDNGVEIYTDGAAKFKALFEKIREAKDHIHMQYFIFKNDVLGKKVVQALAAKAREGVEVRLLYDAMGSSRVPGRFFKPLREAGGKVAAFFPSLFFPFINYRINYRNHRKIVVIDGEYGFVGGYNVGKEYIGLKKKFGFWRDTHLLIHGSAVESLQSRFFLDWNNASSDKLEFDLRYFPEKTYTGNIPIQIVSSGPDSEWEQIKNGIIKMIYSAEKSVYIQTPYFVPDESLMHALRIAALSGIDVRIMIPNQPDHIFVYWASFSFIGELLDIGVKCFIYENGFIHAKMLVVDGKVASVGTTNFDIRSFKLNFEVNAFIYDTNVAGQLYSIYERDLLKSREMTYEMYRNRSLIIKFKESISRLLAPIL, from the coding sequence ATGTACATCATCAACTTCTTTGTTTCTTCATTGCCTTTTGTCACCTTATTAAATATACTGCTTGCCATCACCATCATTTTCCTGGAACGGAGGAATGCGGCCACCACCTGGGCCTGGCTGCTCATTTTATTTTTCATTCCGGTTTTGGGATTTATTTTGTATATCTTTTTTGGACAAAATCTGAGCAGGCGCAGGATCTTTAACCTGAACACCGAACTGACGGCGCAATTGCGCAAAGAGATCAAGGGACAGAAGGAACTCCTGGATAGAAATTCATTTCAGTTTAACCATCCTACCCTTCAAGAGTACCGGTCCACCATCTATCTGAATTTGATTAACGGCTACGGTGTATTAACCCAGGATAACGGAGTAGAGATTTATACGGATGGAGCCGCTAAATTCAAAGCTCTCTTTGAGAAAATCCGGGAAGCGAAAGACCACATCCATATGCAGTATTTTATTTTTAAAAATGACGTTCTGGGGAAAAAGGTAGTTCAGGCGCTGGCCGCAAAAGCGCGGGAAGGTGTGGAAGTAAGGCTTCTCTACGACGCAATGGGCTCCTCCCGTGTACCCGGGCGGTTCTTCAAGCCATTGAGGGAAGCGGGCGGGAAAGTAGCAGCCTTCTTTCCTTCGCTTTTTTTTCCGTTTATCAATTACCGTATCAACTACCGTAACCACCGGAAGATTGTTGTCATCGATGGAGAATATGGTTTTGTAGGAGGATATAATGTCGGGAAAGAATATATCGGACTCAAGAAGAAGTTCGGTTTTTGGCGGGATACCCATCTGCTGATTCACGGAAGTGCAGTCGAATCATTACAGTCACGTTTTTTCCTTGATTGGAACAATGCTTCTTCCGATAAACTGGAGTTTGATCTCCGTTATTTCCCGGAAAAAACCTATACCGGAAATATACCGATACAGATTGTTTCCAGCGGTCCGGATTCCGAATGGGAGCAGATTAAGAACGGGATCATCAAGATGATTTATTCCGCAGAAAAAAGCGTCTACATCCAGACCCCCTACTTTGTCCCGGACGAAAGCCTGATGCACGCCCTGCGGATCGCCGCGTTATCCGGAATTGATGTGCGCATCATGATTCCCAATCAGCCTGATCACATCTTTGTCTACTGGGCTTCTTTCTCCTTTATTGGCGAACTATTGGATATCGGGGTCAAATGCTTTATTTACGAAAATGGCTTCATCCATGCCAAAATGCTGGTTGTGGACGGCAAAGTGGCTTCTGTCGGCACAACCAACTTCGACATCCGCAGTTTCAAGCTGAACTTTGAAGTCAATGCGTTCATTTATGATACCAATGTGGCAGGACAGCTTTACTCCATCTATGAGCGGGACCTTCTGAAAAGCAGGGAAATGACCTATGAAATGTACCGCAACCGTTCTCTCATTATTAAATTCAAGGAGTCGATTTCCCGTCTGCTGGCGCCAATACTATAA
- a CDS encoding C39 family peptidase has translation MKKKSWMYVLIALIGIIMIWPGFNDALGKAIKARKEAAMEKNLSVEETSIPSSTPEPMQTPEPLPAEKLLTVPIISQNPELYNGCEITSVAMMLKAAGHPVDKMTLAKQVAKDSSPIRRDENGNILSWGDPNEGFVGDVTGERIGFSVYHGPVYDLVESILPGRTVDLTGESFDRVLQSISEGQPVLVWTNVTFASVGNWVTWNSKNSPVKATFSEHAVLLVGYDEDNVYVNDPLDGTASKKLDRKDFIDSWIQMGSQAITYIDA, from the coding sequence ATGAAAAAGAAGAGTTGGATGTATGTCCTTATAGCCTTAATAGGGATCATTATGATTTGGCCTGGTTTCAATGACGCTCTGGGAAAAGCAATAAAGGCGCGTAAGGAAGCAGCAATGGAAAAGAACCTGTCTGTAGAGGAAACTTCCATTCCTTCCTCTACCCCGGAACCTATGCAGACGCCGGAACCTCTTCCGGCCGAAAAACTGCTGACCGTTCCTATTATTTCTCAAAATCCGGAGCTTTATAACGGTTGCGAGATTACTAGTGTCGCGATGATGCTGAAGGCGGCCGGGCACCCGGTTGATAAAATGACGCTGGCCAAGCAGGTTGCCAAGGATTCCTCCCCAATCCGCAGGGATGAAAATGGAAACATTCTCTCATGGGGGGACCCAAACGAGGGATTTGTGGGAGATGTTACAGGTGAACGTATAGGATTCAGTGTTTATCACGGGCCGGTTTACGATCTGGTAGAATCTATTCTTCCGGGAAGGACAGTAGATTTGACGGGGGAATCGTTTGATCGTGTTCTGCAGTCTATATCCGAAGGGCAGCCTGTATTGGTCTGGACCAATGTAACCTTTGCTTCCGTTGGGAATTGGGTAACCTGGAACAGTAAAAACAGCCCGGTCAAAGCGACCTTCTCCGAGCACGCGGTATTGCTGGTTGGATATGACGAGGATAACGTGTACGTCAATGATCCTCTCGATGGTACGGCCTCCAAAAAATTAGACCGTAAAGATTTCATTGATTCATGGATACAGATGGGCAGCCAGGCTATTACTTATATAGATGCCTGA
- a CDS encoding cation:proton antiporter translates to MPILQVGLGILIGLFPSFDKFQFEPEIFLILIVAPLLFNEGKNVDLESIWKSKTNILLLSFILVILSVLVLGPYIHWLLPAIPLAACFAMAAALGPTDAVSVVSISKTVKIPGKTLHLLENEGLFNDASGLILLQTAVMALLYGSYSATGLISQLIISTLGGIIVGVGIVFVKNRIISVFKLHRRADIQIHLIFELILPIISYIVAELFHFSGIIAAVSAGIMFAFEFKRISQAEAERSTISQSIWEVILTILNAFVFLFLGAQLPSAIKNIREILETQLTLLAIVVISITILIFLIRFVFIGVLMPKVIKDNNSYSLKNHLIITFAGVKGTVSLAAILSLPVYLNSGNYFEQRDLIIFITMCVILLSMVIGSIMIPIISPKINQKDLTPLVIEIYDKVIKQLYKLRRNSDKKSEYDMVISKYRKRKEEVIEEYALGKFPKILRKVRKQMMKIEMEGLMKLYKANKISYPAFSRYQKILNIINTFLYKDKRVKIKYSGKLIFIILKKWLGRGEQLTQTSEDLFKEIKFIFSYNTKKIKKMEDNDSLSANEYFVFRNLLEERIDINKQLMKGRFLSSQLVGIQLKYMNQLLEGFAIEREVISAYHEEHLINSYEHAELIQNVDTIEWYSLDPNRNITIYRWLNKIIIK, encoded by the coding sequence ATGCCCATCTTACAAGTTGGTCTAGGCATTTTAATAGGCCTTTTTCCAAGCTTTGATAAATTCCAATTTGAGCCGGAAATATTTTTAATCCTTATTGTTGCTCCACTTCTTTTTAATGAAGGGAAAAATGTAGATCTGGAATCCATATGGAAAAGCAAAACTAACATTCTCCTGTTATCATTTATTTTAGTTATTCTAAGTGTCCTTGTATTAGGTCCATATATACACTGGCTGCTCCCAGCTATACCGCTTGCCGCTTGTTTTGCTATGGCGGCAGCACTTGGTCCTACAGATGCGGTTTCTGTCGTTTCCATTTCCAAAACAGTGAAAATTCCTGGAAAAACATTGCATTTACTAGAAAATGAAGGGCTTTTTAATGATGCTTCAGGGCTTATTCTGCTTCAAACAGCTGTGATGGCATTGCTTTACGGGAGTTACTCTGCTACCGGACTTATTTCACAGTTAATCATATCAACTCTAGGGGGGATCATAGTCGGCGTCGGTATCGTTTTTGTTAAAAATCGTATTATTTCTGTTTTTAAGTTGCATCGAAGAGCAGATATTCAAATACATCTCATATTTGAATTAATTCTTCCCATTATCAGTTATATAGTAGCTGAGTTATTTCATTTTTCAGGGATTATCGCTGCAGTATCTGCTGGGATTATGTTTGCATTTGAATTTAAACGAATTTCCCAAGCTGAGGCAGAAAGAAGTACCATCTCCCAATCAATTTGGGAAGTAATACTTACAATACTTAATGCATTTGTATTTCTTTTTTTAGGTGCACAACTTCCTTCAGCGATTAAAAATATAAGGGAAATCCTTGAGACTCAGTTGACTTTGTTGGCAATCGTAGTTATTTCCATTACGATTTTAATTTTTTTGATTCGTTTTGTATTTATTGGTGTACTGATGCCAAAAGTAATAAAAGATAATAATAGCTATTCCCTCAAGAATCATTTAATCATTACATTTGCTGGAGTAAAAGGAACCGTGAGTTTAGCAGCAATTTTATCATTACCCGTTTATTTAAACTCTGGAAATTACTTCGAACAAAGAGATCTGATTATTTTTATTACTATGTGTGTAATTCTACTTTCCATGGTTATCGGAAGTATCATGATTCCAATAATATCGCCTAAAATTAATCAAAAGGACCTTACTCCTTTAGTTATCGAAATATATGATAAGGTGATAAAACAACTGTATAAGCTGCGTAGAAACAGTGATAAAAAATCTGAGTACGATATGGTAATTAGTAAATACAGAAAACGTAAAGAAGAAGTTATAGAAGAATATGCTTTAGGGAAATTTCCCAAAATTCTCCGAAAAGTCCGCAAACAAATGATGAAAATTGAAATGGAAGGACTAATGAAACTCTATAAGGCAAACAAAATCAGCTACCCAGCTTTTTCTAGGTATCAAAAGATCTTAAATATCATTAACACATTTTTATACAAAGACAAGCGGGTTAAGATAAAGTATTCAGGCAAACTAATTTTTATTATATTAAAGAAATGGTTGGGAAGGGGGGAACAGTTGACTCAGACCAGCGAGGATTTGTTTAAAGAAATAAAGTTTATTTTTAGTTACAACACAAAAAAAATAAAGAAAATGGAAGATAATGATTCATTAAGTGCCAACGAATATTTTGTCTTTCGTAATTTGCTGGAAGAGAGGATAGATATTAATAAACAATTGATGAAAGGTCGTTTTCTCAGCTCACAATTGGTTGGGATTCAGCTAAAATACATGAACCAGTTATTGGAAGGATTTGCTATAGAGCGAGAAGTTATTTCAGCCTACCACGAGGAGCACCTAATCAATAGTTATGAGCATGCTGAACTCATTCAAAATGTGGACACCATCGAATGGTATTCACTGGATCCCAATAGAAACATAACAATTTACAGATGGTTAAATAAAATCATTATCAAATAA
- a CDS encoding dicarboxylate/amino acid:cation symporter codes for MNLTYTSWIVTAILIGFLYFLKKKKISFGIRVLIAMALGVAVGIIFGNQAQSIGVLGSIYINLIMMLVIPLVISSIISSMTSLTDIKQLKTVGVKTIGLFLLLTAIASVIGILVGLVFDPGSGISIADTSGYKVREVNFTAFLLDMIPKNPVAEMSAGKIIPVIIFAMIIGVAITIESERKPETMKPVKDVVNSFTQVMFRVTKMVLKLTPYGVFGLLTAMASKYGLGTLLELGKFILAVYVACILHTVITYTGFVGLAAKVNPLRFFRKIFPVMVVGFTTRSSYSTLPVTMKTLTERVKISERIVSFVAPLGATINMNGCGGLYPAIVCIFIAKVYGIDLTFTSYLLIVLTSVLASVGTAGVPGTASIMATVVLSSAGLPVAGIALVMGIDAIVDMARTAVNVTGTTVAALIVGESEGEFDREAFNREDDTLQLNPS; via the coding sequence ATGAATTTGACTTATACAAGCTGGATTGTAACAGCCATTCTTATAGGATTCTTGTACTTTTTGAAAAAGAAAAAAATCAGCTTTGGTATCCGTGTCCTTATTGCCATGGCACTGGGGGTTGCGGTTGGTATAATCTTCGGAAACCAGGCACAAAGCATTGGGGTACTCGGAAGCATTTATATTAATCTGATCATGATGCTGGTTATTCCTTTAGTTATTTCCTCTATTATTTCAAGTATGACTTCTCTGACGGATATAAAACAGCTAAAAACCGTAGGAGTAAAAACAATTGGTTTATTCCTGCTTCTTACGGCTATCGCCAGTGTAATCGGCATTCTGGTCGGTTTGGTATTTGATCCGGGTTCAGGCATCAGCATAGCGGATACTTCCGGATACAAAGTGCGTGAAGTTAATTTCACCGCGTTCCTTTTGGATATGATACCGAAAAACCCTGTGGCCGAGATGTCCGCAGGTAAGATTATTCCAGTCATTATTTTTGCCATGATCATCGGGGTAGCGATTACCATTGAAAGTGAACGTAAACCGGAAACTATGAAGCCTGTAAAGGACGTAGTTAATTCCTTTACGCAAGTCATGTTCCGTGTGACAAAAATGGTACTGAAGCTGACACCTTACGGCGTTTTCGGCCTTCTGACGGCTATGGCCTCAAAATACGGACTTGGAACCCTGTTAGAGCTTGGGAAGTTTATTTTGGCGGTCTACGTGGCCTGCATTCTTCATACGGTCATTACGTATACCGGTTTTGTCGGCCTGGCCGCTAAAGTGAACCCGCTGAGATTCTTCCGCAAGATTTTTCCGGTTATGGTGGTCGGTTTTACAACAAGAAGCAGCTACAGCACTCTGCCGGTTACGATGAAGACTTTAACGGAAAGGGTTAAAATCTCCGAAAGGATTGTCAGCTTCGTGGCTCCGCTTGGTGCCACCATCAATATGAATGGATGCGGTGGCTTGTACCCTGCAATTGTCTGTATTTTCATTGCTAAAGTATATGGTATTGATCTTACGTTTACGAGTTACCTGCTTATTGTTCTTACCTCTGTCCTGGCTTCGGTAGGTACAGCAGGAGTTCCGGGAACAGCCTCCATTATGGCTACTGTTGTCTTGTCGAGTGCTGGTCTTCCGGTTGCAGGAATTGCCCTTGTTATGGGGATTGATGCAATCGTGGATATGGCCCGGACAGCCGTCAACGTCACCGGTACAACCGTTGCGGCCCTTATTGTAGGGGAGAGCGAAGGAGAATTTGACCGCGAGGCGTTTAACCGGGAAGATGATACGCTTCAATTGAACCCTTCCTGA
- a CDS encoding lanthionine synthetase LanC family protein — MTQRMYAESGDDQLNVVRERLAWRILESFDRNTPFGFSEVIKTEHETSVLHSPGLLQGAAGTVLALLGLCSTQEPEWDQVLLIT, encoded by the coding sequence ATGACGCAGCGCATGTATGCAGAAAGCGGGGATGATCAACTAAATGTTGTTCGGGAACGTTTAGCGTGGCGTATTTTGGAATCGTTTGACCGGAATACTCCCTTTGGCTTTAGCGAAGTAATTAAGACAGAGCATGAAACATCTGTATTGCATAGTCCCGGGTTATTACAAGGGGCTGCAGGAACGGTTCTCGCACTTCTTGGACTTTGCAGTACACAAGAACCGGAGTGGGATCAAGTTTTACTGATCACGTAA
- a CDS encoding thiopeptide-type bacteriocin biosynthesis protein: MADHRIFLDLDHPLHVRELQRDFAKLNEGQALTLTEAGAELDEHWAESPDGHHLTEVVFPLVRTVPTARETSIEQIKQSRLPFIPQAERQYMPGSNWMFLKLYGLHSREEEFIGFMLRTFCEGILKQGKADQFFFMRYADPEPHIRLRFHGNSERLTAELLPEVYRWALYLQQEGLLTRLVVDTYEPEIERYGGPALIGLAESVFATDSQTTALWLGLKRTGQIGLSMEMIGTISVIDIMEQFNVPFADQLKLLDSMAFRKEYLEEFRKERRLYLSLGDSFHDWENLLKHRDGKILYEGMKARRHALRQYQKAVRDQEEDGLLYNSFYNILSSMIHLHLNRMLGIDRRREKRFLRWHFIHYIICSTYAGTGKRRRMKYMNNAKSWQPIHSLELQHAIESCARDVAGRLSEPSLVRELSKTAQERFGRPGPVWSDLDLATGYPGLCILFGELDRLFPGEDWDVIGHSHLVELQCIIQAQKLSSLSLWGGLSGIAIAVRALSRGGIRYQGFIQTLQGVFLRHYQRNLSQAMLHLENGVHMGDYDVFEGFTGIGRYLLAFAEQPELRKVLCEVLTYLVRLSENKTVDGQSVPGWHIPASHLVLPQEKIDFPSGNYNCGVAHGIPGPLALLSLSLSAGVEVPGQSQAIRRIAEWLLEWKQEDRYGPFWPQRVAWEEQQTGLGGSGWQREAWCYGSPGVARTLWLAGKALDESGSPLKHLSH, from the coding sequence ATGGCGGATCACAGGATTTTTCTTGATCTTGATCATCCATTGCATGTCCGGGAATTACAACGTGATTTTGCAAAGCTCAATGAGGGACAGGCTTTAACTTTGACCGAAGCGGGAGCTGAACTGGATGAGCATTGGGCGGAGAGCCCGGATGGGCATCATTTGACTGAAGTTGTTTTCCCGCTTGTCCGGACGGTGCCAACTGCCAGGGAGACTTCGATTGAGCAGATAAAGCAATCCCGGTTGCCCTTCATACCTCAAGCGGAGCGTCAGTACATGCCCGGCAGCAATTGGATGTTTCTGAAATTGTACGGTCTGCACAGCCGAGAGGAAGAGTTTATAGGCTTTATGCTGAGAACCTTCTGTGAAGGAATATTAAAGCAAGGAAAGGCCGATCAATTTTTCTTTATGCGTTATGCAGATCCAGAACCTCATATTCGCCTGCGTTTTCACGGTAATTCGGAACGTCTGACTGCTGAACTTCTTCCGGAGGTATACCGATGGGCGCTTTACCTGCAGCAGGAAGGTCTCCTAACTCGTCTAGTGGTGGATACTTATGAACCGGAGATCGAACGCTATGGCGGTCCTGCGTTGATAGGGCTTGCCGAATCGGTTTTTGCAACCGATAGCCAGACGACTGCACTGTGGCTCGGGTTAAAAAGGACCGGACAAATCGGGCTGTCAATGGAGATGATTGGAACAATCAGCGTAATCGACATTATGGAACAATTCAACGTGCCGTTCGCCGATCAATTAAAGTTACTTGACAGCATGGCGTTTCGAAAAGAATACCTTGAGGAGTTCAGAAAAGAACGCCGCCTGTACCTGAGTCTCGGGGATTCGTTTCATGATTGGGAGAATCTCTTGAAACACCGTGACGGAAAAATACTTTATGAGGGGATGAAAGCCCGCCGCCATGCTCTGCGGCAATACCAGAAGGCGGTAAGGGACCAAGAGGAAGACGGATTGCTTTACAACAGCTTCTATAATATCCTGTCCAGTATGATCCACCTGCACTTGAACCGGATGCTTGGCATTGACCGCCGTCGTGAAAAAAGGTTCTTACGTTGGCACTTCATACACTATATAATCTGCAGTACATACGCGGGAACCGGAAAGCGAAGGAGAATGAAATACATGAATAATGCAAAGTCTTGGCAACCAATTCATTCACTCGAGTTACAGCATGCCATTGAAAGTTGTGCACGGGATGTTGCCGGAAGGTTGTCGGAACCTTCATTGGTACGTGAGTTGTCCAAGACTGCACAGGAAAGATTCGGTCGTCCTGGTCCTGTATGGTCCGATTTGGATCTTGCGACTGGTTATCCGGGTCTGTGCATATTATTCGGTGAGTTGGACCGGTTATTTCCGGGTGAAGATTGGGACGTGATCGGACACTCCCATTTGGTAGAGTTACAGTGTATAATACAAGCACAAAAATTGTCTTCGCTCTCACTATGGGGAGGTTTGTCAGGCATAGCCATAGCGGTTCGGGCATTATCCCGCGGCGGTATCCGCTATCAGGGTTTCATACAAACGTTGCAGGGAGTTTTCCTGCGTCATTATCAGCGGAATCTCAGTCAAGCTATGCTTCATTTAGAGAACGGTGTGCATATGGGCGATTATGATGTTTTTGAAGGGTTCACCGGAATTGGACGATACTTATTAGCCTTTGCTGAGCAACCGGAATTAAGGAAAGTACTGTGCGAGGTTTTAACATATTTGGTACGCTTAAGTGAAAATAAGACCGTAGACGGACAATCAGTTCCCGGTTGGCACATCCCGGCCTCGCATCTGGTTTTGCCGCAGGAGAAGATCGACTTTCCTTCCGGTAACTATAATTGTGGAGTTGCTCATGGCATTCCCGGACCACTGGCCTTACTTTCGCTATCTCTATCCGCGGGTGTGGAAGTTCCCGGACAGAGCCAAGCTATCCGAAGGATTGCCGAATGGTTATTGGAGTGGAAACAAGAAGACAGGTATGGCCCGTTTTGGCCGCAACGGGTTGCCTGGGAGGAGCAGCAGACGGGACTTGGCGGATCGGGTTGGCAGCGTGAAGCCTGGTGCTATGGGAGCCCGGGAGTTGCCCGTACACTTTGGCTGGCAGGTAAGGCACTTGATGAATCCGGCTCTCCCTTGAAACATTTATCGCATTAG
- a CDS encoding copper homeostasis protein CutC yields the protein MIFEAIAISVTDAKIAAQHGADRLELITGIKEGGLTPSLGLIEGVLVTVDIPVQIMVRPHSQSFVYGEDEIRTMIRDIQKLKPFAPKAGIVLGVLTPEGHIHEEALKRMLDAAGDLEVTFHRAFDELSDQFSGLQILSQYPQIKRILTSGGKPNVMDAADRIKELVQASRKTHLAILAGSGLRAEGLADFVAGTGVTQVHFGSAVRGPGGSSAPVSAEEISKVRRILDQLSAQS from the coding sequence GTGATTTTTGAAGCTATTGCCATAAGTGTTACTGATGCCAAAATTGCAGCCCAACATGGAGCAGACCGTCTGGAATTAATAACAGGCATCAAAGAAGGAGGACTCACACCCAGTCTTGGTCTGATTGAGGGAGTTTTGGTAACGGTAGACATTCCTGTACAAATTATGGTCCGGCCCCACAGCCAGTCTTTCGTGTATGGGGAGGATGAGATTCGAACAATGATCCGGGATATTCAGAAGCTTAAGCCCTTTGCACCCAAAGCGGGTATCGTCCTGGGAGTTTTGACCCCCGAAGGGCATATTCATGAGGAAGCTTTGAAGAGAATGCTTGATGCAGCCGGGGATTTGGAAGTGACCTTCCACCGTGCTTTTGATGAATTGTCCGACCAGTTCTCCGGACTGCAGATTCTGTCCCAATATCCCCAAATCAAACGCATTCTGACATCAGGAGGCAAGCCAAATGTAATGGATGCTGCAGATCGGATAAAGGAACTTGTTCAGGCGAGCCGGAAGACGCATCTTGCCATCCTGGCAGGAAGCGGACTTAGAGCTGAAGGCCTGGCTGATTTTGTTGCCGGAACAGGGGTGACCCAGGTACACTTCGGTTCCGCCGTGAGAGGCCCCGGAGGTTCATCCGCTCCTGTTTCCGCTGAAGAAATAAGCAAAGTCCGGCGTATTTTGGACCAGTTGTCTGCCCAATCGTAG